In one window of Solanum pennellii chromosome 2, SPENNV200 DNA:
- the LOC107011457 gene encoding 40S ribosomal protein S15-like, with protein sequence MAEVEADVASGQPRKRTFKKFSYRGVDLDSLLDMSTDELVKLYPARPRRRFQRGLKRKPMALIKKLRKAKREAPPGEKPEVVRTHLRNMIIVPEMIGSVIGIYNGKTFNQIEVKPEMISHYLAEFSISYKPVKHGRPGIGATHSSRFIPLK encoded by the exons GCGGAAGTTGAAGCTGATGTTGCTTCCGGACAGCCAAGGAAGAGGACGTTCAAGAAGTTCAGCTACAGAGGAGTGGATCTGGATTCTCTTCTTGACATGTCTACTGATGAGCTTGTTAAGCTTTACCCTGCTCGTCCTCGCAGAAG GTTCCAGAGGGGTTTGAAGAGGAAGCCTATGGCTTTGATCAAGAAGCTGCGCAAGGCG AAACGTGAGGCCCCACCTGGTGAGAAGCCAGAGGTTGTGAGAACACATTTGAGGAACATGATCATTGTTCCTGAGATGATTGGAAGTGTTATTGGAATCTACAATGGAAAAACTTTCAATCAAATTGAGGTCAAGCCTGAGATGATTAGTCACTACTTAGCTGAGTTCTCCATCTCATACAAGCCTGTCAAGCACGGTAGGCCCGGTATTGGTGCTACTCACTCTTCAAGGTTCATTCCATTGAAGTGA
- the LOC107008956 gene encoding apyrase-like yields MQKHNISNVYNLFKIMLLILVGLPLSSLSKHANDYSEKYAVIFDAGSTGSRVHVFRFNSNLELINIGNDLELFLAIKPGLSSYADDPKAAANSLKPLLEKAEAVIPKNLQSQTPIKVGATAGLRLLKGDSSEKILQAVRDMLKNETTLSYKDEWVSVLEGTLEGSYFWVALNYLYGNLGKNYPDTIATIDLGGGSVQIAYAVSKQSAINAPKLPNGDAYVQQKTLLGTNYYLYVHSFLNYGLLAARADILKASKNYTSPCIVEGHNGYYTYNGVAYKAASRKQGPNIRRCKAIIRKLLQLDAPCNHKNCSFAGIWNGGGGAGTKNLYISSFFYDYASTVGIVDPKEAYGITQPIQYYKAATLACKTKKQNMKSVFPNINDKDIPFICMDLLYEYTLLVNGFGIDPIRKITVVHQVNYKNHLVEAAWPLGSAIDAVSSTTSENMISYVGRISY; encoded by the exons ATGCAGAAGCATAATATTAGTAATGTTTATAACTTGTTCAAGATTATGTTGTTGATACTTGTTGGGTTGCCATTGAGCTCGTTATCGAAGCATGCCAATGATTATTCGGAGAAATATGCAGTGATATTTGACGCTGGAAGCACTGGTAGCAGAGTTCATGTCTTTCGTTTTAACTCAAATTTGGAACTCATCAATATCGGCAATGATCTTGAACTCTTCTTGGCG ATAAAACCAGGTCTGAGTTCATATGCAGATGATCCAAAGGCAGCTGCAAATTCTCTAAAGCCCCTTCTTGAGAAAGCTGAAGCTGTTATTCCTAAGAATTTACAGTCTCAAACCCCTATTAAAGTTGGG GCAACTGCAGGACTGAGGTTATTAAAGGGTGATTCATCTGAAAAGATTCTGCAAGCA GTAAGAGACATGCTGAAAAATGAAACTACTCTGAGTTACAAGGATGAATGGGTCTCTGTTCTCGAAGGAACTCTAGAAGGTTCTTATTTTTGG GTTGCTTTGAACTATTTGTATGGGAATTTGGGCAAAAATTACCCAGACACCATTGCTACAATTGATCTTGGAGGTGGATCAGTTCAAATTGCTTATGCTGTCTCAAAACAAAGTGCTATAAATGCTCCAAAGTTACCAAATGGAGACGCTTATGTCCAACAAAAAACACTTCTTGGAACTAATTATTACCTCTATGTTCACAG TTTTCTAAATTATGGACTATTAGCAGCTCGAGCTGATATTTTGAAGGCTTCTAAAAATTACACTAGTCCATGCATCGTGGAAGGGCACAATG GGTACTACACATATAATGGAGTAGCTTATAAAGCTGCATCACGAAAACAAGGTCCAAATATCAGAAGATGTAAAGCAATAATTAGAAAATTGCTTCAGCTTGATGCACCTTGCAATCACAAAAATTGTTCATTTGCTGGGATTTggaatggtggtggtggagCTGGAACCAAAAATCTCtatatctcttcatttttctatGATTATGCTTCTACA GTTGGTATAGTGGATCCAAAAGAGGCCTATGGTATAACACAGCCAATACAATACTATAAAGCAGCGACGCTGGCTTGTAAGACTAAGAAGCAAAACATGAAATCGGTATTCCCTAACATTAACGATAAGGACATACCCTTTATCTGCATGGATTTATTATATGAATACACTTTGCTGGTAAATGGATTTG GTATTGATCCAATAAGAAAGATTACAGTGGTGCATCAAGTTAATTACAAAAATCACCTTGTTGAAGCTGCATGGCCATTAGGCTCTGCTATTGATGCTGTCTCATCCACAACATCAGAAAATATGATTTCATATGTTGGGAGGATAAGTTATTAG
- the LOC107010524 gene encoding probable pectinesterase/pectinesterase inhibitor 46, translating into MDYLNVNNQESVAARKKSIKRITIITISSIVFVGCVVAAIVGITTNKNNENSNTQTNSFSAAIKAVCDITLYPQSCYNSLGPLATSNNLKVEDIYKLSVQVSVNELSRASDKFFNSSEFKNISDPMTIKALESCHDLLSLSLDSLNDSLSIPNKSLLEAFTDLKTTLSAAGTYQQTCIDGFGNITSIAKHNLKNSGEYTSNSLAIIDNIDESLQNSMDSIDSLGGIGRRRRLLMDFDGDFPRWMSSKDRKLLQSSKGEVLNVDVVVANDGTGHFTNIFEALDVVPEKSDKRFVIYVKKGVYVENVRVEKNKWNVVMIGDGMDATIVSGSLNFIDGTPTFQTATFAVFGKGFIARDMGFRNTAGAAKHQAVALMSTADLSVFYRCKFDAYQDTLYTHSNRQFYRECNIYGTVDFIFGNSAVVFQNCNILPKKPMPGQQNTITAQGKIDPNQNTGISIHNCTVWPSANLTGVSTFLGRPWKNYSTTVFMSTTMNSFIDPKGWLPWVGTTAPDTIYYAEYRNFGAGAVTKNRVNWKGLKLNITSKEASKFSVTQLIQGDKWLPSTGVTFKKDI; encoded by the exons atggaTTATCTTAATGTAAATAATCAAGAAAGTGTAGCTGCtagaaaaaaatcaatcaagagGATCACTATTATTACAATATCCTCTATAGTATTTGTTGGTTGTGTTGTAGCAGCTATTGTTGGAATAACAACTaacaaaaacaatgaaaattcgAACACACAAACCAATTCTTTTTCAGCAGCTATTAAGGCTGTCTGTGACATAACATTGTATCCTCAATCATGTTACAACAGCCTTGGTCCTCTAGCCACATCAAACAACCTTAAAGTTGAAGATATTTACAAGTTATCGGTACAAGTTTCTGTCAATGAATTGTCAAGAGCATCGGATAAGTTCTTCAATTCGTCAGAATTCAAGAACATTTCCGATCCTATGACTATTAAGGCCTTAGAAAGTTGTCATGATCTTCTGTCACTTTCTTTGGATAGTTTGAATGACTCACTTTCTATACCAAACAAGTCGTTGCTCGAGGCTTTTACTGACCTCAAGACAACGTTGAGTGCAGCTGGAACTTACCAGCAAACATGTATCGATGGTTTTGGAAATATAACTAGTATTGCTAAACATAACCTTAAGAACTCGGGGGAGTATACGAGTAATAGCTTGGCTATTATTGATAACATTGATGAATCACTTCAGAATTCAATGGACTCCATCGATTCCTTAGGTGGAATTGGAAGAAGACGTCGTCTTTTGATGGATTTTGATGGAGATTTTCCTAGGTGGATGAGTTCAAAAGATAGGAAACTGCTTCAATCTTCAAAAGGGGAAGTTTTGAATGTGGATGTTGTGGTGGCTAATGATGGGACTGGGCATTTTACCAATATTTTTGAGGCTCTTGATGTTGTGCCTGAGAAGAGTGATAAGAGGTTTGTGATATATGTGAAGAAGGGTGTTTATGTTGAGAATGTTAGGGTTGAGAAGAATAAATGGAATGTTGTGATGATTGGTGATGGCATGGATGCAACTATTGTTTCTGGCTCTCTTAACTTTATAGATGGCACTCCCACTTTTCAAACTGCAACTTTTG CTGTGTTTGGCAAGGGATTTATCGCTCGTGACATGGGGTTCCGCAACACAGCAGGTGCAGCAAAGCATCAAGCAGTGGCTCTAATGTCAACTGCTGATCTCTCTGTTTTTTACCGCTGCAAATTTGACGCGTACCAAGACACACTCTACACACACTCCAATCGCCAATTCTACAGAGAATGCAATATCTATGGCACTGTAGACTTCATATTCGGTAACTCAGCAGTTGTTTTCCAGAACTGCAACATACTGCCCAAGAAACCAATGCCTGGCCAACAGAACACCATCACAGCTCAAGGCAAAATCGACCCTAATCAGAACACAGGCATTTCTATTCATAATTGCACTGTTTGGCCCTCAGCTAACCTTACTGGAGTCAGTACCTTCTTGGGTAGGCCATGGAAGAACTATTCCACGACCGTTTTCATGTCTACGACAATGAATAGCTTTATTGATCCTAAAGGGTGGTTACCCTGGGTGGGTACTACAGCACCAGACACTATTTACTATGCTGAATATAGAAACTTTGGCGCTGGGGCTGTGACTAAGAATAGAGTCAACTGGAAGGGATTGAAATTGAATATTACTAGTAAAGAAGCTAGCAAGTTTTCAGTTACTCAGTTGATTCAGGGAGACAAATGGCTTCCATCAACTGGAGTCACCTTCAAGAAGGATATCTGA